Part of the Candidatus Hydrogenedens sp. genome, AAAAATCAACAATAATATATAAAAAGGCAAGAGCAATCAATACTCTCAAAAAGGTCTTGAGCCACCACGACAGGTAATATTTGTCTATCGTTTTCATAATCGGTCTGCCTTTATCAAAAGGAATAAGCCCAATCCACCAATAAGAATATTAGGTAATTGCTGAACGATACATTTCACATATAAAGGCATAAGCCCACCTCCTCCTACTGCTTTATAAAGGAGGAAATACATCCCAACGATTAAGAAACCTGAGGAAAAGGCGTATGTTGTGCCGGCTCCCCGCATACGCACACCTATCGGCGATGCAATTAATCCTAATGCCAGACACATCAGCGGGAAAGAGAATCGTTCTGCAATTTCACCCCGATATTTTTTCACATCGGACAGAAGCGGCAACCCTTTAGTTCGTTCATACTCTTGGGAAATGCGACGGTGTTCCGCTAATAATTCACGGATAGACATACCTGTTCGAAGTCGAATTGTTTCCATAGGCTGAAGAGGGGGAATTGTTTTCTCCAATCGCTGAAAACTTCCACGAACAACCTGATTATTTTGTTCTTGCGACTCTATCCAGAAGCCATTTAGCATTTCCAGCACATTCTCATCTTTCCCTTTCCGCCAACGTGCTTTTTCTGCATAAAAAGCAACCATTTTCCCTTCATCACCGGGTTGTAATACCACAATATCCTGCAATTCGCCATCTTTCGTTCGTCCCCGAATATATACCCGCAATTTACCATATTCATACATCCTGCCTGTGGGAATTAAATCTAAAGACATACGCAAAGGAAGGTCCATGCGGGCTAACTTCATAAATTGACGAAAAGCCCACGGTTGAGCAATGTCCTGAACAACAAAACAAAGGATACTCAAGACTAATGACAACATCACCGCAGGCATTGCTATTCGGCGCATAGAAATACCCCCGGCTGTCATAGCAATTATTTCCCGATACCGACTCATGCGGTCAAACATTAACATTAAACCGAATAAGAAGGTAATCGGGATAATCATCCCTACCATCATCGGAAGAGCATACAAGGACATCCAGAGAAAATCTGTCAATTGAAGTGGAGCCACAGGAAATTCATCCAACAACTCTTTTATCTGTTGCTGGAGTATTCCACTTATCATCAGAACTGCAACCGCAGAAAAAGCAATAAACATCGGCGGAATAATCTGCCGAAGTATATATCGGTCAATCCGTGTTATAATCATAACCTCATCACTATAAAAAAGTCGTCATTTAATATAAGAAACTTATATTTTAATCAATACAGATAAACAAACGGTATTTTTAATCTTACCTCTTTTGTCTCAATTTTTAATTATGGATGTAAACTTAACCTGGATAAAGGAAATACGAAAGCGAGTTCTTCGCTGGTATTCCCAATTTGCAAGACCTCTGCCCTGGCGAGGCACAACAGACCCTTATAAGATATGGCTGTGCGAGATTATATTACAACAGACACGCATTGAACAGGGAACCGATTATTATTTCCGTTTTCTTGAAAATTTTCCCACCTTACAAAATCTGGCTTTAGCCGATGAAAGCAAAGTATTAAAAGTCTGGGAAGGGCTTGGTTATTATACCCGTGCTCGCAATCTATTAAAAACGGCACAAATTATCTATCATCAATACGAAGGACACTTTCCACAGACTTATGAGGAATTATTAGAATTGCCGGGAATAGGTCCTTATACTGCATCGGCAATAGGTAGCATTTGTTTTAATCTTCCTGTTCCAACCCTGGATGGAAATGTCCGCCGTGTGCTTTCGCGTCTGTTTGAGATACAAGACAAACTTAACTCAACATCTTTTTGTAAAACGACCCAACAATTAGCGGAAAAGATGATTTCCCTAAAATATCCTGGTAATTTTAATCAAGGAATGATGGATATCGGCTCAATCATCTGCACACCTACAAATCCTAATTGCACAGAGTGTCCTTTGAAAAATTTCTGTCTTGCCTACCAGCACGGAACACAAACCCGTTTCCCTGTAAAAGAGAAAATCCGTTCCGTGCCAATTCTCCATTGGGCTGTAGGTATAATAATAAATCAAGACAAAATTTTACTTACCTATGAAGTAACTCGTAATTTTTTGAAAAATCTTTATGCATTGCCCACTGTGGACATTACAGATATAAAAATTAAACACACCCCTAAAAATATATCTGCCCTATTAAACAAGAAATTAAATATCTCTACAACTTCAGAATGGGAGTTTTTATTCCAATTCATCCGAAAATATTCTCACCGCACTATATATTTTTATGTATATAAGACCCGATGGAAAATCCGATTGAAAAAGGATATTTTGCGCCCTTACCAATGGGTCCCACGGAAAGAAATTCATCAATACCCATTTTCCCGTGCCTATTCCGAAATCATCCAGAAAATAAAGGATGTGTAAAAATTTTTGGATACCCCATTATATAATGGTTATTCTTATTAAATAGCCTTTAGGTCAATGGAGCGGTATTGAATGGCTTCTGCGATATGGATATCTTGTATATCTTCGGAGTTGTCAAGGTCAGCAATAGTTCTTGCCATCCGCAATATCTTGTCATAAGCCCGAGCACTTAACCCGAGATGTTCAATTGCTTGCAGAAGTAATTGCTGGGGGGTATCGTTTAGTTTGCAAAAACGCCGTATTTGTTTTGTATCAAGGTGAGCATTAAGTAACGTTGTTTTACCATAACGATGTTGTTGCCGATTGCGGGCTTCCTGCACCTGATTTCGCATATCCGCACTGCTGGGTCCAACAGATTGATTTTGTGATAACTCATGGAAAGGCAAAGCAGGTACTTCAATATGCATATCGATACGGTCTAATAAAGGACCCGAGATTCGATTGATATATCTCTGTATTTCACCAATAGAACAGCGACATACGCGTTTGGGGTCTGTCCTGCAACCACAGGGACAGGGGTTCATGGCAGATACAAGCATAAAACGACTGGGAAGCGTTACCGCATAATGAGCACGCCGTATATGCACAAATCCCTCTTCTAAGGGTTGTCTCAATACCTCCAATGTTGCCCGATTAAACTCTGGAAGTTCATCTAAAAATAACACTCCATTATGGGCTAAACTGACCTCACCCGGCTGGAAATTGGCTCCTCCTCCAACCATGGCAACGGTGGAAACAGTATGATGAGGAGAACGAAACGGTCTTGTAGTTATCAGCGAAGAATTTTGTCCTTTCCGCGAAACGACACTATAAATTTGTGTAGTTTCAAGGGACTCTTCAAAACTCATTTCAGGCAGAATACCCGGGATACGCGAAGCCAGCATCGTTTTCCCTGTTCCGGGTGGACCTATCATCAGCACATTATGCCCACCAGCCGAAGCAATGGTTAAAGCACGTTTTACATGAGCCTGCCCCTTTACATCCTCAAAATCCAGAGCCGCATGTTGTTTGTTATGAAACAATTCTTGATAATTTGTCCGATATGAAGTATAAGCAGAAGGCTCATTCAGATATCGGAACGCATCTTGTAAACTTTTTATTGGTATAACATCTATATCATGCACCAACCCTGCTTCCTCCGCATTAACTTCAGGCACAAGGATAGCACTAAAACCATTTTTGCGAGCTAAAATGGCCATAGATAAGGTGCCAGGGACATGGCGAACAGAACCATCTAACGCCAGTTCCCCTACAATTAATACCTTTTCTAATTTTACACGAACCATACCTTGTTCCCCCGCCAAAATAATCCCCAAAGCAATAGGCAAATCTAAATAACTCCCTTCCTTGCGAATATCCGCTGGTGCTAAATTTACAACCACATGTCCTCGGGGTGAGCGAAATCCAGAGTTGCGTAATGCTGACGCCACACGCTCCCTGCTTTCTTTCACTGCGGTATCCGCTAATCCCACTACCTCTGTTTTATTTTCCCCATGTCCTATATCCACCTCTACAGCCAAAGGGAACGCCTCTATTCCTAATATATGTGCTGATTGAACCCTCGCAAGCATGAAATCGCCCTATTGTTTTTTGTTTTAAATTATTACAACAAGAAATTCATATCCTTCTATGAAAAAGATAGCTCTTTCAAGAGGTATTATATCATTCTAAATAATCTTAACAATCAAATCATATCGTTAAGTCATCTCTCAGTTTCAAATATTGGTAATGATAGATTATAGGCACGGAGATTAAGAACAAAAGGATATAGTAAATAGCAAAAGAGACCTCTACCCAATTTGACCAGGGTCCCGTAATTAACTGGGCTATAAAATTCTGAATGAGTAAAACTGCCCATATTATCCAGGAATATTTCGGAAAAGGATTTTTTTCAAACTGGGGCTCATTCGATGCTCGTCTTACATAGGAAACGATGACGATTATTCCTATAACAATTATTGGAATAAAAACAAGCCATAACAAATTACTCCAATATTCCTCATTTCCTAAATAGATATTTGCCCAGCCTTTTATTCCATTTCGCAAAGATAGGGCAATGGCTAAAAATACCGTCAGGAACAAGGTCATGCGTTCCGTAGCGGGCTTTACTTTTATTACATTATTTGACATAGAAGAATGTAAAGGTTGATTGGTCAGGAAATATGCGATACCGTATGCAAAACCGAGACTAATTCCACCGGAGGTTTCCCAGCAACGCCACCAGTTAAATGGGTATCCTTCCCAAATGCCTTGCGCCCATTTCCAGTTTTGTAATAATGCCCAACCAACACCGTTTATAATGCCTACGGTCAAAATCAAAGTGATATTTCTTTTATCTTTCCGAAGAACTTCCCCTGTTAGAATACCCAAGTAAAGCCCTAAATGAGTAATTGCAGCACGATTATCACTAATCAAGCGACGCAAATTCGGATTGTTTTGTAAATCCATATACCGTTCTTTCATTGTGCTATATAAAGGAAGAAATAAATTCGGAAAATTATCAAAAAGGAGCCTCGCAACCACAATCCCACCGATAGCACATAGTATCCTTACAATCCAATCTTTCTTCGTAATTTCCCTTTCACAACTTGCCCAAGCAAGAAAACATGCGCCCAATCCCGCCCAGGGAATACCCGAGATAAATTGCCAGATAAATCCATAGTAACGAGGTATGGAAACATATTCGCCTGCGGAATAATGGGTATACATTCTCCCTTCAAAAAAAGAAGCCCATTGCATCCAACCCCTTGCCCCGGCAATTGCAATACCGAGTGTCATTGCCATAAGCGCAAATGCGTTAGAATAAGGTCGGACAGATAAACGCTGGGGGTCGTAAGAAAGAAACCACCATGCAGTTCCTAAGGTAATCCCTGCAAATAGACAACCATTGGAACCTCCAAACCCGGAACAACCACGAACCGCCCAGGTCATTCCTCCCAATACAACAAACAAAAGAGTAGGAAATATCAATTCGTGAAAATAATAATGCGTTTTGGAGATATTCATAATTAATACCTTTCTTTTAAATCATTGCAGAAGTAACATCGGCTACTTTGGCAAGTATATGATTTAAAACAAAAGAAGGGCAACTCAATAAGTATTGAGTTGCCCTGAAAACTACGCCTAACAGAACAATATCTTCTGTCGGATTGCTATTTTGCCTCTTTCTTAACTGCAGATAATCTTTGAATACCGCGAGGTGCTTTTACAAATTTGCCTGCACGGATATAACGAGCACATACACGGATACGACGAACCCTTCCGTTTTCATCAATAACACGGATTTTCTGCAGGTTCGGTTTCCATCTGCGTTTTGTGATACCGGTAACATTTTGTCCGATACCACCCTTTTTCTTCGCTTTACCTCTTCGGATTATCGAATTTCCGACAATAGGTTTCTTTCCACTGTATTCACATACAAAAGCCATGGGAACATCCCTTATTTTAAGTGTTATCTTACATTCGAAAAAGAGATTATACTATTGTTATAATAAAGAATTAAACAAGGGTTAATATTATACCAATTTTAATTGTTAAAAGCAACTGACCTACCTGTTAATACAAAATAAGGTAAAACCCCTAAAAAATGAAATCTAAAAATTACCGATATTACAGTCGGCTCGTTTTATATTCAATGTTATTTCTTTTCCCTCTGGGATGGCTTTCCTGTGCCCATTGGGGAACTTCTTTACAACGGGGAAAAATTGCAGGTACAGAACCTCAAGTAGAAGAAATTTTAAACGATTTAAGTAAGAATGACCAATCCATACATACATTAAAAGGGAGAGGAACTTTTATCCTAAAAACTCCCCAGTTAGATACGATATATCAACTTCATCAGAGTGATGTTTCTTTTCGTATGCCCGATTATCTCTATGTCATTGGGAGAAAATATACCGCTACTGTGTTGCGAATGACCTGCTATAAAGATGAAGCCTTGATAGAACTCCCTACGGAAAGACAATTTTATTATCAACGCGGAGGAGAATACTTTAAATCATCGGATACCCGTGTTACGCCATTAGATATTTTCAGCGAAACATTTTTCCCCGAAACATGGGAAAAACTTCCCCGTTCCAAAATTCTGTTAAAATCTTTTGACACGGAACACCAAAAAGCAATCCTTGAAATCTATAACGACAAACAACACAAACAACTCCTTCGTAGAATTGAAGTGCAGGGGACACCCTGGGTTCTGGTATATAGCGAACGATATTCAAAACAGGGAGTACTGATTGCAAAAAGTAGCCGCGAAAATTATAAAGTAACACCCGAAGGGATTCGTTTCCCGGAAATAATCCATTGTGAGTTTCCTTGTGAACATGCCTTTATGACCATTAAACTAAACCGCTGTTCTATTAATGTCGCTATTGATGAGCCCAAAATCGGGCTATCGCAACAAAAACAAAAACTGCTACATTCGGGGTATGTTCCCGTAGATATAGAAAACCCATAATATAGGGGTGCAAATTCAGGAGTATAAAAGAATGGAAGAAATACTTATCACACGACTATTTCCAGAAGAAATATCCGAGCAACTCGGACTTGAACCTTTTCGGGGGCGACAAATCTTCCGATGGACACATGAAAAACATGTGTTCGATATCCAAAAAATGACCGATTTATCTAAGGATTTACGAAATGCCTTGGAAAAGAAAGCCCTATTCTGTCAAACGGAGATTGTCCATATTCAAGAGAGTACCCAATCGGGAACAAAAAAGGTTCTCTTTCGTTTAAGAGACAACCAAACCATCGAATCCGTAATAATTCCCCATCGGCGTCGCGTAACTTTTTGCCTTTCTACACAGGTTGGCTGTCCACTCAAATGCGCCTTTTGTGCTACAGGCAAAGCGGGTTTTAAGAGAAACTTAAATGCCGGTGAGATTGTGGAACAGGCATTGCACCTCCTTTCGTTAATAGATTTGGGCAATCGCACACCCAATATCGTTTATATGGGAATGGGGGAACCCTTCTGGAATTATGATGAACTCGTCCGTAGTATAAAACTCATTATGCATCCATTAGGCGTAAATATCGGTGCCCGAAAAATCACCGTATCCACCGCCGGCGATATTAAAGGCATCGTAAAGTTTGCCGACGAAAACTGGCAGGTGCGATTAAGCATTTCCTTGCATGCGGCGAATGATACCCTTCGTTCCCGTCTTGTTCCCCTCAATCGAAAATATCCTCTCGATAAACTGGCAGAAGCACTCCATCAATACCAACAAAAAACAGACCGTATGATAACCTTTGAATATGTATTGTTAAGCGGTGTGAACGATTCACTAAAACATGCACAAGAATTATTCGATTACGCCAAACAATTTAAATGCACCGTAAACCTTATTCCATGGAACCCTGTGTCAGACATACCTTTCTCACCTCCTGCTCAAGAAACATGTAACTCATTCCTTGAATTTCTAACTCAAAACGGACTTAATGCAACCCTGCGACAAGAACGCGGTCAGGACATTCAAGCCGCTTGCGGACAATTACGGAGAATTTTCCCTGATTCCTAAATATAACCTTAGCCACCATTTCCATAAAAAAGGTGTCGATACATTTTAATCTGCTTCGATTTCTTTTCTTGGGGCAATGCGAACATAGATAGCATCATGCAATATCTCAAAGGAAGCAGGTAAATAGCCAGGAACTTCACCATCCACATCAAGCAATACTTCCCCTGCGGTGTGAGCCGGTGTAGCAACAACCTTTTGTGCCTTGAATATTTTTATTTCAGGATGGGTCAAATGGGTTCCCTGATAAACCTTGTTCACATTTAACAATAATTCAAAAGTGGAGATACCCGGAATCACAATTACATCAAACCAGCC contains:
- a CDS encoding LptF/LptG family permease is translated as MIITRIDRYILRQIIPPMFIAFSAVAVLMISGILQQQIKELLDEFPVAPLQLTDFLWMSLYALPMMVGMIIPITFLFGLMLMFDRMSRYREIIAMTAGGISMRRIAMPAVMLSLVLSILCFVVQDIAQPWAFRQFMKLARMDLPLRMSLDLIPTGRMYEYGKLRVYIRGRTKDGELQDIVVLQPGDEGKMVAFYAEKARWRKGKDENVLEMLNGFWIESQEQNNQVVRGSFQRLEKTIPPLQPMETIRLRTGMSIRELLAEHRRISQEYERTKGLPLLSDVKKYRGEIAERFSFPLMCLALGLIASPIGVRMRGAGTTYAFSSGFLIVGMYFLLYKAVGGGGLMPLYVKCIVQQLPNILIGGLGLFLLIKADRL
- the mutY gene encoding A/G-specific adenine glycosylase codes for the protein MDVNLTWIKEIRKRVLRWYSQFARPLPWRGTTDPYKIWLCEIILQQTRIEQGTDYYFRFLENFPTLQNLALADESKVLKVWEGLGYYTRARNLLKTAQIIYHQYEGHFPQTYEELLELPGIGPYTASAIGSICFNLPVPTLDGNVRRVLSRLFEIQDKLNSTSFCKTTQQLAEKMISLKYPGNFNQGMMDIGSIICTPTNPNCTECPLKNFCLAYQHGTQTRFPVKEKIRSVPILHWAVGIIINQDKILLTYEVTRNFLKNLYALPTVDITDIKIKHTPKNISALLNKKLNISTTSEWEFLFQFIRKYSHRTIYFYVYKTRWKIRLKKDILRPYQWVPRKEIHQYPFSRAYSEIIQKIKDV
- a CDS encoding YifB family Mg chelatase-like AAA ATPase, which encodes MLARVQSAHILGIEAFPLAVEVDIGHGENKTEVVGLADTAVKESRERVASALRNSGFRSPRGHVVVNLAPADIRKEGSYLDLPIALGIILAGEQGMVRVKLEKVLIVGELALDGSVRHVPGTLSMAILARKNGFSAILVPEVNAEEAGLVHDIDVIPIKSLQDAFRYLNEPSAYTSYRTNYQELFHNKQHAALDFEDVKGQAHVKRALTIASAGGHNVLMIGPPGTGKTMLASRIPGILPEMSFEESLETTQIYSVVSRKGQNSSLITTRPFRSPHHTVSTVAMVGGGANFQPGEVSLAHNGVLFLDELPEFNRATLEVLRQPLEEGFVHIRRAHYAVTLPSRFMLVSAMNPCPCGCRTDPKRVCRCSIGEIQRYINRISGPLLDRIDMHIEVPALPFHELSQNQSVGPSSADMRNQVQEARNRQQHRYGKTTLLNAHLDTKQIRRFCKLNDTPQQLLLQAIEHLGLSARAYDKILRMARTIADLDNSEDIQDIHIAEAIQYRSIDLKAI
- the rpmB gene encoding 50S ribosomal protein L28, whose translation is MAFVCEYSGKKPIVGNSIIRRGKAKKKGGIGQNVTGITKRRWKPNLQKIRVIDENGRVRRIRVCARYIRAGKFVKAPRGIQRLSAVKKEAK
- the rlmN gene encoding 23S rRNA (adenine(2503)-C(2))-methyltransferase RlmN; the protein is MEEILITRLFPEEISEQLGLEPFRGRQIFRWTHEKHVFDIQKMTDLSKDLRNALEKKALFCQTEIVHIQESTQSGTKKVLFRLRDNQTIESVIIPHRRRVTFCLSTQVGCPLKCAFCATGKAGFKRNLNAGEIVEQALHLLSLIDLGNRTPNIVYMGMGEPFWNYDELVRSIKLIMHPLGVNIGARKITVSTAGDIKGIVKFADENWQVRLSISLHAANDTLRSRLVPLNRKYPLDKLAEALHQYQQKTDRMITFEYVLLSGVNDSLKHAQELFDYAKQFKCTVNLIPWNPVSDIPFSPPAQETCNSFLEFLTQNGLNATLRQERGQDIQAACGQLRRIFPDS